In Carassius carassius chromosome 19, fCarCar2.1, whole genome shotgun sequence, a single genomic region encodes these proteins:
- the tmprss3a gene encoding transmembrane protease serine 3 encodes MANPEELESAAGVDVGADINGGSIIPCRETTQAGGQGTTEQIYPEKIEVVSVTENDIPSVDIPTLHNISPLDSSSASPAPDDSTVNPTKDPLTETPSAQPSLSMPVTKVQPFVTEDKTFRGRWFARRMEILLGACVLLILSIVLGIGLGVGLSCTGKFRCASGCVSMSAQCDGHFDCAHGEDELSCVRLSGKSSVLQVLIEGTWRTVCAENWDSELSLSACKQLGYLRYVEAKALPLSSIEQDFQSNLVSISMNNTNVQQAIKIHNVTSFSKTQCSLGMITSLKCIACGSRPKFNARIVGGNLSVEGQFPWQVSLHFQNEHLCGGSIISSRWILTAAHCVYGFAYPVLWNVYVGLIDQPVNAVQSLAVEKIIYHSRYRPKGLDHDIALMKLVQPLSFNGFVEPICLPNFGEEFEDGKMCWISGWGATDDGGEGSVSLHSARVPLISTKACSQPEVYQGYISPGMICAGYLDGGTDSCQGDSGGPLACEDSFTWKLVGATSWGQGCAEKNKPGVYTRITQSLTWIHLQMEREEILHPSATSSDY; translated from the exons ATGGCTAATCCAGAGGAACTGGAGTCTGCAGCAGGTGTAGATGTTGGGGCTGATATAAATGGAGGATCTATTATTCCCTGTAGAGAAACAACACAAGCAGGTGGTCAG GGTACAACCGAACAGATATATCCTGAGAAAATAGAGGTGGTCTCTGTAACTGAGAATGACATTCCTTCTGTGGATATCCCGACCCTGCACAATATCAGTCCGCTGGACAGTTCAAGTGCCAGTCCTGCACCAGATGACAGCACCGTCAATCCAACCAAAGACCCCCTCACAGAAACCCCTTCAGCCCAGCCCAGCCTTTCAATGCCAGTTACCAAAGTCCAGCCCTTTGTCACAG AGGATAAAACATTTAGGGGGAGATGGTTTGCACGCAGGATGGAGATACTTCTCGGGGCCTGTGTCCTGCTCATCCTCAGTATTGTGCTTGGAATTGGATTGGGTG TTGGGTTAAGCTGTACAGGGAAGTTTCGATGTGCCTCTGGGTGTGTTAGCATGTCTGCACAGTGTGATGGGCACTTTGATTGTGCACACGGAGAAGATGAGCTGAGCTGTG TGCGTCTGAGTGGGAAGAGCTCTGTACTTCAGGTGCTCATCGAAGGCACCTGGAGGACTGTTTGTGCAGAGAACTGGGACTCTGAGCTTTCCCTCTCAGCTTGCAAACAGCTCGGCTATCTGAG ATATGTGGAGGCAAAAGCTCTTCCTCTGTCCTCTATTGAGCAGGACTTCCAGAGTAACCTGGTGTCAATAAGTATGAACAACACAAATGTCCAACAGGCCATCAAGATACACAATGTGACCAGTTTCAG TAAAACCCAGTGCAGTCTGGGGATGATAACATCACTTAAGTGCATAG CTTGTGGTTCCAGACCTAAGTTCAATGCTCGTATAGTAGGCGGTAACCTGTCGGTTGAGGGTCAGTTCCCCTGGCAGGTGAGCCTGCACTTTCAGAACGAGCACCTGTGTGGAGGCTCCATTATATCATCTCGCTGGATACTGACTGCTGCACACTGTGTATACGG GTTTGCATACCCTGTGCTGTGGAACGTCTATGTGGGTTTGATTGACCAGCCGGTCAATGCAGTGCAGTCTCTCGCAGTGGAGAAGATCATTTATCACAGTCGCTACAGACCTAAGGGCTTGGACCATGATATAGCTCTGATGAAACTGGTGCAGCCCCTCAGCTTCAATG gttttgtgGAGCCTATTTGTCTGCCGAACTTTGGGGAGGAGTTTGAGGATGGTAAAATGTGCTGGATCTCAGGATGGGGTGCCACAGATGATGGAG GTGAAGGGAGTGTTTCGCTGCATTCAGCAAGAGTCCCCCTGATCTCTACAAAAGCCTGCAGTCAGCCTGAAGTTTACCAAGGTTATATATCACCAGGCATGATCTGCGCAGGATACTTAGATGGGGGAACAGACTCCTGCCAG GGTGACAGTGGTGGTCCATTAGCTTGTGAGGATTCCTTCACCTGGAAATTGGTGGGAGCCACGAGCTGGGGGCAAGGCTGTGCAGAAAAGAACAAACCTGGGGTTTACACGCGCATCACACAGTCCCTCACCTGGATACATCTGCAGATGGAG AGAGAAGAAATACTGCATCCCTCTGCTACCAGCTCTGATTATTGA
- the pknox1.1 gene encoding homeobox protein PKNOX1.1 isoform X3, with translation MAAQSVSIDKYREGDQQMQIMDQSENDLKQGFANGSTGSSSSPASTEPQTQMDVYKACIYRHPLFPLLALLFEKCEQSTQGSDCVTSASFNVDIENFVRSQEKDGKAFFSEDPDLDNLMVKAIQVLRIHLLELEKVSDLCKDFCSRYITCLKTKMNSETLLSGEAGSPYSPGHDHLSHPFSSALSPQGVVASSHGLQQGSVTVTTVNPSQMVAGNAVYQPVTVVTPQGQVVTQAISPGTIHIQNSQLQLQLNQDLSFFGGDDNSPKNKRGVLPKQATSVMRSWLFQHIAHPYPTEEEKKQIATQTNLTLLQVNNWFINARRRILQPMLDVNSEMAKSKKKTPPSRPLHRFWSDSIASSGTQQQLIMPDGSMVTVGMNVDGFQALSSDGATLSMQQVMMGNHSEDESEESGNEDEADLSSANMPGLDLDISD, from the exons ATGGCTGCACAGTCTGTGTCCATAGACAAATATCGAGAGGGAGACCAGCAG ATGCAGATCATGGATCAGTCAGAGAATGACCTTAAACAGGGTTTTGCCAATGGAAGCACAGGAAGCTCCAGCAGCCCTGCGTCCACTGAACCACAAACACAAATGGATGTCTACAAAGCCTGTATATACAG ACATCCCCTCTTCCCTCTCTTGGCCCTGCTGTTTGAGAAGTGTGAGCAGTCTACTCAGGGCTCTGACTGCGTGACGTCTGCCAGTTTTAATGTTGACATTGAAAACTTTGTACGCAGTCAGGAGAAAGATGGCAAAGCCTTCTTTAGTGAAGACCCAGACCTTGACAACTTG ATGGTCAAGGCCATCCAGGTGCTGAGGATTCATCTGTTAGAGCTAGAGAAAGTGAGTGACCTGTGCAAGGACTTCTGCAGCCGTTACATTACCTGCCTCAAGACCAAGATGAACAGTGAGACACTACTGAGTGGAGAGGCAGGCAGCCCGTACTCTCCAGGCCACGACCAC CTGTCCCACCCTTTCTCAAGTGCCCTCAGCCCCCAGGGTGTTGTGGCGTCCTCACATGGTCTTCAGCAAGGCAGTGTTACAGTGACAACAGTCAATCCATCACAAATGGTCGCAG GTAATGCAGTGTATCAGCCAGTGACAGTAGTCACACCACAGGGACAAGTGGTGACACAAGCCATCTCACCTGGAACCATACACATCCAGAACTCACAG CTCCAGCTTCAGCTCAATCAGGACTTAAGTTTCTTTGGGGGAGATGATAACTCGCCTAAAAACAAGCGTGGTGTTCTCCCCAAACAGGCTACCAGTGTCATGCGCTCCTGGCTCTTCCAGCACATTGCG CATCCTTATCCCACTGAGGAAGAGAAAAAGCAGATTGCAACTCAAACAAACCTGACTTTACTCCAGGTCAACAACTG GTTTATTAATGCTCGAAGACGGATCTTGCAGCCAATGCTGGATGTCAACTCGGAGATGGCCAAAAGCAAGAAGAAGACGCCTCCGAGCCGCCCACTACACCGCTTCTGGTCTGACTCCATCGCCTCGTCTGGAACCCAGCAGCAGCTCATAATGCCAGACG GTAGTATGGTTACAGTGGGGATGAACGTTGATGGCTTCCAGGCGCTTTCATCAGATGGAGCAACTCTCTCCATGCAGCAAGTCATGATGGGAAATCACAGCGAGGATGAATCAGAGGAAAGTGGCAATGAAGATGAGGCAGATTTGTCATCTGCTAACATGCCCGGGTTGGATTTAGATATTAGCGACTAA
- the pknox1.1 gene encoding homeobox protein PKNOX1.1 isoform X2, with protein sequence MKLMQIMDQSENDLKQGFANGSTGSSSSPASTEPQTQMDVYKACIYRHPLFPLLALLFEKCEQSTQGSDCVTSASFNVDIENFVRSQEKDGKAFFSEDPDLDNLMVKAIQVLRIHLLELEKVSDLCKDFCSRYITCLKTKMNSETLLSGEAGSPYSPGHDHLSHPFSSALSPQGVVASSHGLQQGSVTVTTVNPSQMVAGNAVYQPVTVVTPQGQVVTQAISPGTIHIQNSQVWMTLQQSTHKHVYSDSVTSDSFYFLQLQLQLNQDLSFFGGDDNSPKNKRGVLPKQATSVMRSWLFQHIAHPYPTEEEKKQIATQTNLTLLQVNNWFINARRRILQPMLDVNSEMAKSKKKTPPSRPLHRFWSDSIASSGTQQQLIMPDGSMVTVGMNVDGFQALSSDGATLSMQQVMMGNHSEDESEESGNEDEADLSSANMPGLDLDISD encoded by the exons ATGAAGTTG ATGCAGATCATGGATCAGTCAGAGAATGACCTTAAACAGGGTTTTGCCAATGGAAGCACAGGAAGCTCCAGCAGCCCTGCGTCCACTGAACCACAAACACAAATGGATGTCTACAAAGCCTGTATATACAG ACATCCCCTCTTCCCTCTCTTGGCCCTGCTGTTTGAGAAGTGTGAGCAGTCTACTCAGGGCTCTGACTGCGTGACGTCTGCCAGTTTTAATGTTGACATTGAAAACTTTGTACGCAGTCAGGAGAAAGATGGCAAAGCCTTCTTTAGTGAAGACCCAGACCTTGACAACTTG ATGGTCAAGGCCATCCAGGTGCTGAGGATTCATCTGTTAGAGCTAGAGAAAGTGAGTGACCTGTGCAAGGACTTCTGCAGCCGTTACATTACCTGCCTCAAGACCAAGATGAACAGTGAGACACTACTGAGTGGAGAGGCAGGCAGCCCGTACTCTCCAGGCCACGACCAC CTGTCCCACCCTTTCTCAAGTGCCCTCAGCCCCCAGGGTGTTGTGGCGTCCTCACATGGTCTTCAGCAAGGCAGTGTTACAGTGACAACAGTCAATCCATCACAAATGGTCGCAG GTAATGCAGTGTATCAGCCAGTGACAGTAGTCACACCACAGGGACAAGTGGTGACACAAGCCATCTCACCTGGAACCATACACATCCAGAACTCACAGGTTTGGATGACACTCCAGCagagcacacacaaacatgtttacTCAGACTCAGTGACCAGTGACTCTTTCTACTTCCTGCAGCTCCAGCTTCAGCTCAATCAGGACTTAAGTTTCTTTGGGGGAGATGATAACTCGCCTAAAAACAAGCGTGGTGTTCTCCCCAAACAGGCTACCAGTGTCATGCGCTCCTGGCTCTTCCAGCACATTGCG CATCCTTATCCCACTGAGGAAGAGAAAAAGCAGATTGCAACTCAAACAAACCTGACTTTACTCCAGGTCAACAACTG GTTTATTAATGCTCGAAGACGGATCTTGCAGCCAATGCTGGATGTCAACTCGGAGATGGCCAAAAGCAAGAAGAAGACGCCTCCGAGCCGCCCACTACACCGCTTCTGGTCTGACTCCATCGCCTCGTCTGGAACCCAGCAGCAGCTCATAATGCCAGACG GTAGTATGGTTACAGTGGGGATGAACGTTGATGGCTTCCAGGCGCTTTCATCAGATGGAGCAACTCTCTCCATGCAGCAAGTCATGATGGGAAATCACAGCGAGGATGAATCAGAGGAAAGTGGCAATGAAGATGAGGCAGATTTGTCATCTGCTAACATGCCCGGGTTGGATTTAGATATTAGCGACTAA
- the pknox1.1 gene encoding homeobox protein PKNOX1.1 isoform X1: protein MAAQSVSIDKYREGDQQMQIMDQSENDLKQGFANGSTGSSSSPASTEPQTQMDVYKACIYRHPLFPLLALLFEKCEQSTQGSDCVTSASFNVDIENFVRSQEKDGKAFFSEDPDLDNLMVKAIQVLRIHLLELEKVSDLCKDFCSRYITCLKTKMNSETLLSGEAGSPYSPGHDHLSHPFSSALSPQGVVASSHGLQQGSVTVTTVNPSQMVAGNAVYQPVTVVTPQGQVVTQAISPGTIHIQNSQVWMTLQQSTHKHVYSDSVTSDSFYFLQLQLQLNQDLSFFGGDDNSPKNKRGVLPKQATSVMRSWLFQHIAHPYPTEEEKKQIATQTNLTLLQVNNWFINARRRILQPMLDVNSEMAKSKKKTPPSRPLHRFWSDSIASSGTQQQLIMPDGSMVTVGMNVDGFQALSSDGATLSMQQVMMGNHSEDESEESGNEDEADLSSANMPGLDLDISD, encoded by the exons ATGGCTGCACAGTCTGTGTCCATAGACAAATATCGAGAGGGAGACCAGCAG ATGCAGATCATGGATCAGTCAGAGAATGACCTTAAACAGGGTTTTGCCAATGGAAGCACAGGAAGCTCCAGCAGCCCTGCGTCCACTGAACCACAAACACAAATGGATGTCTACAAAGCCTGTATATACAG ACATCCCCTCTTCCCTCTCTTGGCCCTGCTGTTTGAGAAGTGTGAGCAGTCTACTCAGGGCTCTGACTGCGTGACGTCTGCCAGTTTTAATGTTGACATTGAAAACTTTGTACGCAGTCAGGAGAAAGATGGCAAAGCCTTCTTTAGTGAAGACCCAGACCTTGACAACTTG ATGGTCAAGGCCATCCAGGTGCTGAGGATTCATCTGTTAGAGCTAGAGAAAGTGAGTGACCTGTGCAAGGACTTCTGCAGCCGTTACATTACCTGCCTCAAGACCAAGATGAACAGTGAGACACTACTGAGTGGAGAGGCAGGCAGCCCGTACTCTCCAGGCCACGACCAC CTGTCCCACCCTTTCTCAAGTGCCCTCAGCCCCCAGGGTGTTGTGGCGTCCTCACATGGTCTTCAGCAAGGCAGTGTTACAGTGACAACAGTCAATCCATCACAAATGGTCGCAG GTAATGCAGTGTATCAGCCAGTGACAGTAGTCACACCACAGGGACAAGTGGTGACACAAGCCATCTCACCTGGAACCATACACATCCAGAACTCACAGGTTTGGATGACACTCCAGCagagcacacacaaacatgtttacTCAGACTCAGTGACCAGTGACTCTTTCTACTTCCTGCAGCTCCAGCTTCAGCTCAATCAGGACTTAAGTTTCTTTGGGGGAGATGATAACTCGCCTAAAAACAAGCGTGGTGTTCTCCCCAAACAGGCTACCAGTGTCATGCGCTCCTGGCTCTTCCAGCACATTGCG CATCCTTATCCCACTGAGGAAGAGAAAAAGCAGATTGCAACTCAAACAAACCTGACTTTACTCCAGGTCAACAACTG GTTTATTAATGCTCGAAGACGGATCTTGCAGCCAATGCTGGATGTCAACTCGGAGATGGCCAAAAGCAAGAAGAAGACGCCTCCGAGCCGCCCACTACACCGCTTCTGGTCTGACTCCATCGCCTCGTCTGGAACCCAGCAGCAGCTCATAATGCCAGACG GTAGTATGGTTACAGTGGGGATGAACGTTGATGGCTTCCAGGCGCTTTCATCAGATGGAGCAACTCTCTCCATGCAGCAAGTCATGATGGGAAATCACAGCGAGGATGAATCAGAGGAAAGTGGCAATGAAGATGAGGCAGATTTGTCATCTGCTAACATGCCCGGGTTGGATTTAGATATTAGCGACTAA